The Cannabis sativa cultivar Pink pepper isolate KNU-18-1 chromosome 8, ASM2916894v1, whole genome shotgun sequence genomic interval atcaatataaaacaaaccTATAACAAAATTACCAGTATACCCCATTATATCAGCTCAcccaaaaaagaacaaaatcaataacaaataacaaGATGAAATCAACTATCCACTATTTCAGCCTTCAACCCAACACGACACTGACCGAGATCTCCCAGGCtcaaaactaaatttaaaaatttaactcAAAAACTTCATCACACTATGCAAACATTTAAGCAAAAATTCTAAAATCTATAGGTCTTTCACTAACTCAAAAAGAAACCAGCATAAATTCCCAAACAAACCAACTACAAACAATCTTAATAAATCTAAAACTAAAGGACTAGTGTTATCTAGATTCACATACTGTATGTATATACAATCTGtgacacaaaaataaaaaataaaataatataaactagAGGAATAGTGTTACTATGTTTTAGAAATTCGTCTCCTATGGAGAAATTGGGGTCTCACGGCCAAGAAAATTTAGGGTATTAAAGATTTTGGGTTCGAAAAAGATATTtctaaaattcataactcatatgaatatctaaaaagaatgaaagatttaattcaaaaacaaaaaagaaactcACCTCATAATCGAATTTTCAGTCCAATCCAAAAGAGAATCTGagatatccaaaaaaaaaaaaaaaaaaaaaaaaaaaatactaatcaatTAGaaggataaatatatatatatatatatatatatatatatatatatatatatagtacttaCGTTTAGAGAAATGAAAGGCTCTTTCTTATGTTCACCAGTTCTCATGTCCACGGGAACAAGCTCAAAATCGAGGTTTTTTTCATTGAGTGTGGCTATAACTCTCATGGTGGCAGTTGAGTAGGCTGAGCCGTGGACTTTGATGGGtgccatttttttttagattgctattttgaaatagaataaaAACATAAAGTTGAGAAACTATAATGAAACACGACACCtaaacaataatattatataatgaagttaataagattttttttttaaaaaaaaaaagttaatatatAAGAATTAAAAATCATTTGTTAAATAAAAGATATTTGTTATCGTAACTACGTACTTGTTTGTTTTAGAAAAACAATGATTGATCAACTTCTCAAAACAATAGTGAACTATTCAATAGTCTTAATTCACTAAtatctatattaaaaatatatacccATAAAATGGGAATTActctatatactatttttttaactttttttttttcaaatttacgatttgagtttctaaagtggttgcagcgctagttgtaataagaatttctatacgattttttttacaatttaagttgccgctttagttgcaataggaatttctatgtagaattctgtaaaataaaaaaaaaaaaaaaaattaaagtgtaaaaatgaaaaaacccttaattaaaattaataagttgTTTAAAATTATTGGATCTACCATGCTTTTTTCTTCCTCTTAAATAATTGATTATaagaacaaaaaattaaaagaaaggcTGTCCCATTTTTTGTTAAGAAAAAGGCTGTCCGATTTTGAAGCTATGCcatgttaaattaataatatgatcaatatataatatagttCTTATAGTTTTTATGTAATGCTCAATTAAATTAGACCACTACTATTCTTATTAAAAAAGTGTAAACAAAATAAACTTGATGACTCTATTGACCTACATATATAACGTCTaaatagataaattaacaactatatataagtatacaaaccatgcaatataaacagtaaaagaaaaaggaagagTTTATTAAAAACTTGATATGAAATCTAATAAAGTGAGATGTGAGCAGACCAACTCACAAAATGGttaataattttccataaaagTCAGTCCTTATTGGGTATGTCTGTCACGCTTTGCTGGCCTTTTTAGGCTCAATATGTTGCACATGCTACCTATTCCATCATATATCTACtcctaattataaatttatttatttatttattaatacatTTATGCTATTATTGGTTTTATATTTGCATTTTATTCAATTTCGTAGTTACTACTTACCACCCTTCGTGATcgtatttattgttattttaacaCCCTGTAAATGTGACAGTTATAAAGTATGTAGTATGATGACAGTATATAGTTAGGTAATACTGGTTTTGGTTaaagtataattaattttattcagtCTAAACTCTTGAccacttttttttcttcttctttttagtAGGAAGATTAGATTATTtcttacatataaatataatatactaCTAGTGACAAATGACAATaatcatataatatttttatggatACACTTATAAACTTATTAAGTAAGCTATTTGGACGAGTCAACAAGAGTTTTGTTGAATTTAAGTTCAGGAACTCAATTAACAAAAGATAACATTTTTGTGTAATTAGTCAAAATTTTCGCTCCCATAAATTAAATTATCTAAAACCAACTTAATAAAGAACATATAATTTTTCTCATaagatatataattaagaaaaattctaCAGTTCAttcttatataaaaaatatatatattgataccTATTTTTATCGAgatagttttaattttaaatttttttatataactgtgtatattataattatttgaaatatatattatatttttaaaaaatttaaaataatttaacacgtcaaaagtaaaatttaaacaatttattttttttatttaataaatagttTGAACTCTCTTTTGTGTTGTGATATCTTAGGACTCGTTTGGTAGATAGTGTAAAAgtcgtattatattaaataataattaactctatttttgaataaaataataatgtattgtattaattattgcgataaaaaatttaatataatataagttgtattatttaatacataacaaatagTTTATAATAACttgtataataatatttacaaagaatTCGGGATCAAGCCCAATCTCTGACTCGGATCCCAGACCCCGACCCGGGACTTGGACATGGACTCGAAACTCGGGACTCTAACCCAAATCCAACCCAAACCCTGGACTGGACCTGGACTCCAAACCTAGCTCTCGGACCCCGGACATATGCATCCAGACCCCCAATCTGACCCGGAATCAGTGTTGGGGTCgaaattattgaaaatatattatacaaattaataccaAACACagtataatattaaatattactgATATatctctttcaaaaaaaaatactaatattataatacaatacaattcaATACAACACTATACAATACAATAGAATGGTGTAGCTAACAAGCCATTAAATAATTGTCATATACAccatcatataaatatatataaaataaattaaaaaaatataactattcaaatttcaaataattctgTGAAATTGTGTGTACGTGCTCTAATTGGTTAGATATCGTATacgttaattttattttattctcttATAGAAATATATGATATACGTTAATTGACTTGgagaaactaatataaattgGGATCCAATTCCAAAGATGGAAAAAAACATTTAAGAAACAACTTTTACATTTTAGAAAACAACCCTAAAATTGAACAgagtgaaaaatataaaaaagtacTCATAGtgcctaatattattattgatctAATTTAACATTGAATtccacttattttattttattaaatattatggaAAATCACTAATCAATTATAGAGCGATATTTTACCGTGGTGTTAAGCACCCTGAGTGCCTCATAGCAATGCTCATGTGAGAGGAGAGCATTGCCATGATGCACTCATGGTGCCTAGCATTATAGTTAgcgattttttataatatttattaataaagtaagTAGAACCTGATATTGAGTTGCACCAAtagtaatattatattttacaatAATGCTAAGCACCATGTGTACTTTTTAGCATTTCACGTGAGAGGATGAATATTTCACTTCTCATTTTATAAatgtttgtgtgtgtgtttttttattaGGGCTAGTAGGGAAAAGGTTATTAAATTTAGTGGAATTGTAGAGAAACCAAACTATACCAATGTCTTCTCAATTGGTGCTTAATCACTTCCTTTCCAATTTTATATGTTGAAAATGAAATTGATTCTAAAACTATTGTAAGTGTATTGGCCATAATCTAGCGAGAATGGCATTAAGACTAGACTTTGAGTTAGTTTAGACTGGCTCCAAAAACTCTTCAAATGTAAATTTTGGGCTTACTATTTTATCTTAATGAAAGTTACACTTTTAAAAACCTACATCTACTGCTAtatcttcttcttatttttctattttattctaACAATTCTGCTTATCTTTTTTAGAATAATTGTCtcataaatattttcaattacagtTATTGGCTTTACCATCATAACCATGAGTAATGAATAAGTTATTTTAACACACATTGTTGCTTGAAGATAATTTAATGATTTATGGTTGTATACAGCTTATAAATATACTACTATATATGTAACCCATTTATCATGATTTATAATGGATTTACCAAACATATTGAAATCGATTTCATGCatgattccaaaaaaaaaaaaaatcatgcatGATTAGCATAAGTGGGGACCTATAACTTAACCCTTTTGAAAGTGTGCAGTTTCAAAACATGATGTTtctaaaagtgaaaaataaaGATGATGTATATGTAAGatttttacaccacatactaaaatattttttcaataaaaattcctttttttctttacttttttactatagggtagaatttttttaaaaaaatattgtgttcTTTTTCAAAAGCACtgtgtaaattttatattgtgttAATTTTTCACAGTTGTTCtacggttattttttagttgttcaattgttattttaattgttctattttattgttttacggttattttataaaaatacagtaattttgtaaaaaaaaattgtgtgacagtaaaattataagttttacccaaatctaatatttttgtaaaaaccccTATATATGTGAGAGGGGCAGGGCTTTAATGCTTAATAAGTTGAGGAATACCTATTTTTttatccattaatcaaaaatactctCATATTATACTTCATTAAAATGTACCCACTTTTGTGGGTGGGTTACCCAACATACCCTCAACTTCCACTTAAATTTagcacataatttacattaacttaAAGGGTATAATTAgaacatcatctataaaagtatgtatattttaaaaaatatggaaatAAAGGTAAAAGTTAAAACATGTAAAGTAAAGTAagtatacaatataattttctataagaaaaaaactattatattatatgatactCATAAACTTTTGTGTATAcgtaaaatgatatttttgtaatttttttagtctCTATACTCCAATTGACAAAATTTTAACAAACATCGCCCACCATTAATGGGCCAAGTTGAATTTAGGACAAGGAAACTTGTGCACTAATATATTAACgataattttcatttttagtttttatagcaaaagtttacaaaaatatcaccttttttattatcattttgagaatatatatttaaatgtatcaTCCATTAGAAGGTATATAATGACAAGAGAAAAACAAGACTtatttatagaagctatagacatatttataattagcgctcccactcaattgtactattatgttcccaagatgtaagtattgcgCCAATCCAATTAGTCAGCTttaacgaacaagtcaaagaatacaaataatacaattaagccaaaacctaaccatctcaggattgagatcttttgatctaagatcaactaagtgatattgacttagaaatagatataaaaataagcttatgattttttttttcggggtaagttgaaaaatgcctattttattaatcaattaaccaaatttacctctaattttttttaattgaaacatacctcttttatatgtattgtacccaaaatgtCCTGACATAAGgtagtcacatggagagtatctttaAGTGAAAGgggtaaaattggtacaatatttaaaaaaagaggtaaaatataataagacttaaaaaaaaaaaagggtacaaataaaagagtacaatataaaaagggtataaagtctaatttcctctttttttttcacTGTCAATATTGGTCCAGTCTGATGTATACCCAATACATCTAATATTACTATACTTTTCTAACTAAAAAGAACATTCCACATATCATtgtgtaagtaaactttattgCTGATTATCACGTCAGTGTAAATTTAGTTTACTGATAAATCATGTAACTAAAgactttgaagcatataatcatgattattttcctctataatgacatcactgtaattgtgaataactatatgttcttgatttaacagaaattgtatattaaaactataattatgaaaactacatgtaaacttAAATGACtcctaatcttttattgatagtAAATAAgaatatattgaaatgagttttatttaaagcataaaatctcaacaaaaggcttatttaataattttaagctaCTTAAAATCCAGTTTATTGGCATTAAATATACAATTAGTAGCTCTAAGAATGCAAATACATActcttataatttattattagactgctaattatatatgtattttttgtctAAACTCTTATATTAGGCTAGATTAACGTTATGTTGATGTTATGTctgtaaattatttaaacaaaTTGCTAGAATGCAATTACAGGGGACATTTGCAATAATTTTTATAGTTTAAGGAGAATTTTTGCAACAAAGAAAAGTTTAAGGGTCAAAACTCTACTAGAGTCATAGTTCAGGTGGATAAATCCtataagagcatctccaatggtgCATAATTTCACCGAAATGATACTTCACGCTATTTCACTCCAATGGCACACCAATTTATGCACtaaattctacaccattaatggTGTTGGACTTTGATTCTACACCAATTTGGTATAAAACTTTTTCTTTACATTCTAACCTATTAAGCTTTGTTGTAAGGTGTAGTATTTGTTGAGTTAGTTACAATTTTTGTTAGAGCTAGAGTTAGTTGGTTAGGTTGTTAGGTTGTTCTTATCTCTTTGAACCAGTGTATATAAATACACTTTGTATTGCTCTATTTTGGGTTAATGAAGTTTGTAACAgcttcttttcctctctctctttctcacttCTTTAAAActaaaatggtatcagagccaaccGATTGGTGAGCTCTTTCTTCCActtattttcttctttgttcTCTCTGCTTCCCCATAGCTCGAGGAGGAGGAACTCAAACTCGAAGCAACAGTAACAATGGAGTTGCTAAATGTTCTAATCAATTTGCAGCTTTGGATGAAAGTAACAAGTTTCCTACTATTGATCCACGAAGTCCttattttctttcaaatggTGATAATGCCTCTGCATCCTTAGTTCCTAAAATTCTAACTGGTGCGGACAACTACAGCTCATGGTGTAGATTGATGATGGTGGCTTTAATGGCAAGGAACAAGATAAAGTTCATCAATGGAAAATTACCAAaacctgatgaagatgatgaGGATTATGAATCGTGGATCAAATGCAACAGTTTGGTAATATCCTGGATCCTAAACTCTGTTTCTCCTACTACTGTTGATAGCATCATGTACATGGAAGATGCTTCACAAATTTAGTCTGAGTTGTAGGAAATGTTCCATCAAAAGAATGCTCTTAGAATCTTTGAAGTTAAAAGAACCATGCAGACATAAACTCAAGGATCAAATGATGTGACATCTTATTATACTCGTCTTACAGGACTATGGGATCTGCTCTAAGAATACAGGCCACAACCATTTGTACTTATGGAGCAATAAAAATTaggctaattatgatttttgccccctgaactttgacatgtaccaaatcatgcccccgaacttttaaggtcgttaaaaataccccctgaactattgagattgatggatttaaggacttttttccaattttagtaaaaaattgtaatatagatgaaagttcaggggcataatttagtacatgtcaaagttcgaggaacATGATTTGTTAGATATTAAagtttggggagcatggtttagtacataaacaatcactgaaatagtaattTTATGAATGAAATTACCCACAATGTGCCAATAATTTTGATAGAACATTGCTGACATACCATCGCTTCCCGAGCTTTTGTCAGGACTTACTGTCTTCAAGGTTGTTAAAACCTCTGCTGCAGTAAAAGGTTGAGTAAGTGTGTcattaatttctgcatttattGTTGTTGGAATGGTTGCCGTAACAAGATCTAAGGCTTGAAGGTCAATTGTCGAAGCCGAAAAGAAATCATTGAAATAATCTTATACAATTGTGGTCATTTCAacttttgatgttattttgtttTGATTGCAATCCATAAtatttagtatgaattattgaAGTTGttatactaaaaataatatttcttaCACCAAATCAGTGTGATCATTGGTGTGGTCTAACGCACCATTGCTTAAACTTTGgttaacaaaagaaaaaacttgGTTAAGAAGGAATTTCAAAAATACCTACAAAAACCGTTAAAATAAGGTCATCATCCCTATTtacccagaaaaaaaaaaaaaaaaaaaaaaaaaagtcgccATCCCTAATAATGCCTTACTCATCTCAAACTCAATCTGCACCGTCGGTTTAGCTCTTAGTCCCCATTCCCAATTTCACACCATCAGATTTTCTTTTGTCTTTCTCGATCGAcattcttatcttttttttttttctttggtgAACCAAATCTTTATG includes:
- the LOC133030608 gene encoding uncharacterized protein LOC133030608; this encodes MILHAISLQWHTNLCTKFYTINARGGGTQTRSNSNNGVAKCSNQFAALDESNKFPTIDPRSPYFLSNGDNASASLVPKILTGADNYSSWCRLMMVALMARNKIKFINGKLPKPDEDDEDYESWIKCNSLVISWILNSVSPTTVDSIMYMEDASQI